The genome window CCTGACAGCTGCCCGCTGGATGGGAAAAGGCGACAAGGAAAAGGGCGACAAGGCCGCGGTAGACGCCATGCGGATCAGCTTTGACTCCGTGGATATCCGTGGGGTGGTGGTCATTGGCGAAGGAGAGAAGGACAAGGCGCCCATGCTCTTCAATGGTGAGCAGGTAGGCTCCGGCCGGGGGCCGGAAATGGACGTGGCCGTGGACCCGGTGGAGGGGACGAGGCTGCTTGCCTATGGCCGTCCCAATGCCATCTCGGTGGTGGCCGCGGCCCCCAGGGGCAGCATGTATGACCCAGGGCCGGCCTTTTACATGAAAAAGCTGGTCGCCCCGGCCGAGGCCAGGGGAAAACTGGACATCAAGGCCCCTGTGGCCGACAACCTGAAAAGGGTGGCACAGGCCCTTGGCAAGGATGTTGATGACCTTGTGGTGTTTGTCCTGGACAAGGAGCGGCACAGGAAGCTTGTCCAGGAGATCAGGGCTGCGGGGGCCCGTATCCAGCTCCACACCGACGGCGACGTGGCCGGGGCGCTCATGGCCGTGATGCCGGGCACCGGCGTTGACCTGATGATGGGCACTGGCGGGACCCCCGAGGGGGTGCTTGCTGCCACGGCCATCAGGATCATGGGGGGAGAGATGCAGGGCATGCTTGATCCCCAGTCGGATGCGGAGAAAAAGGCGGTACTGTCGGCCGGATACCGGCTTGAACAGGTATTGACTACCGAGGAACTCATCAGGGGCGATGACGTGTTCTTTGCCGCCACAGGGATCACCGGCGGCAGCTTTCTCAGGGGGGTGGAATTTACCGGCAAGGGCGCCAGGACGTTTTCCATGGTCATGAGGGGACTCACTGGCACCATCCGGTACATAGAGGCCCATCACAACCTTGAGACGCTCATGCGAATAAGCGCCATCAAATATGACTGAGATTCCAGAAGGATGGGGTTTCTAAACAATTATTTTCAACTCAAAAAAAGGAGAAAAACATGGGCACAATCACAGCGGAAAAAGGCGTAAAACCATACGCGGACGCCTACTACAAGCCGGATATGGAGCCAGGCGACGACTATATTCTGGTCGCCTTCAAGATAAGGCCCAGGAAGGACGTGGATATCATCGAGGCTGCATCGGCCGCATGCGCAGAGTCTTCCACCGGCACCTGGACCGAGATAGATCGAGAGATCTCCGGACGGCTGCCAAGTTATGTGTACCGGGTGGAGGGGGATATGGCCTATGTGGCCTATCATCCGGACCTGGTAGAAAAGGGCAGTCTCTCCAATATCTTGAGCAGCCTGGCCGGCAATATCTTCGGCATGAAGGCGGTTGACGGTATCCGCATCGAGGACATGCGTTTTCCCAAAGAGATCGTCAAGTCCTTTCCCGGCCCGGTCCAGGGCATTCAGGGTGTACGGGAACTCCTCGGCGTCTATGACCGGCCGCTGACCGGCTCCACCATCAAACCTAAGTTGGGACTTACCGCCAAGGAACACGCAAAACGATGCTACGAAACCCTCAGAGGCGGCCTTGACACCGTCAAGGACGATGAAAACCTGGGCAGCCAGGGTTTCAATCCCTTTGATGACCGGGTGAGATACACCCTTGAGATGGTCCGGAAAGCCGAGGCCGAGACCGGGGAAAGGAAGGGGTACTGGTGCAACGTGACCGCCGGCGACACGGAAGAGATGCTGCGCCGGGCGGCCCTGGTCAAAGAACATGGCGGCCGGTTCGTGATGATTGACTTTGTGGTGGCGGGTTTCACTGCAGTAGCCTCCCTGCGAAAGGAAATTGAGCGGATGGGAGGACTCGCCCTGCACGGCCACCGGGCCATGCACGCCGCCTATGACCGGGTTCCATACCATGGCGTGGATTACAGGGTGATCTCCAAGTGGGCCAGGATGATAGGACTGGATCACATCCACATGGGGACCGGGGTTGGCAAGCTCGAGGGCACCAGGACCGAGCTTGCAGAACGGCTTGAGATCCTCAGAGAACGGAACAGCAAGGTGGTGAACGGCATGCGGTTCATGCAGCCCTGGGAAGACCTGAAACCCGTATTTCCAGTGGCGTCAGGGGGGCTTCATCCAGGGCATGTGCCAATACTTTTTGACATCTTCGGCAAGGACGCCATCTGGGCCTTTGGCGGTGGCGTCCACGGACATCCACGCGGAAGCCAGGCTGGGGCCGCCGCTGTCCGTGAAGCTGTTGAAGGGGTCGTGGCCGGCAAGTCGTTGGATCAGATCGCGCGACAGAGCCGGGAACTCAGAGAGGCCCTTGCGATCTGGGCTGAAGTGAAATTTTAACCACAGGGAACCTGCTGCAAAACGAGAAGTTCGGCCTCAGGCAAGGCGCGAGGAAGGTGAAAAGGCGGGGCATACTCCCTGTATGTGAGCATTTTCCGCCGACGAGTAACGCAGCATCAAGCCGAAATCCGAAGTTGTGCAGTAGGTTTACAGGATGAGGAAGATCATGGGAAACAATCGCCCAATACTGTTGGGGGTAGTCGGAGACAGCGGCACCGGCAAAACCACCTTTACCAAGGGAATTGAAGACACACTCGGGCCGGACCGGGTAACCGTTATCTGCATAGACGACTATCACAGATACAACAGGGTCCAGCGCAAGGAAAAGGGGATATCGGCCCTGCACCCGGAGTGCAACTATATCGACATCATGGAACAGCACCTGTACTGTCTGCGCCGGGGAGAGCCGATACTGAAGCCGGTTTACAATCATTCCACGGGGTGTTTCGATCCTCCCGAGTATATCAAACCAAAGGAGTTTGTCATCATTGAGGGGTTGCTCGGTTTTTATACCCGGAGGATGCGGGATGTCTTTGACGTGAAGTTGTACCTGGACCCCGAGAAGGGCCTGCGGGTGGACTGGAAGATAGCCCGGGACACCCAGAAACGAGGATATACCCGGGACGATGTGATCGAATCCTTGAAAAGACGGGAGGAGGTTTCAAAAAGATACATTCGTCCACAACGGGTGTACGCGGACATTGTGGTTTCTTTTTACCGTCCCAAGGGACTTGAAAAAGAGACCGGCAGCGGGCTCAACGTGCAGTTGATCCTGCGTCCAACCATCAGGCATCCTGATTTATCCCGGTTTATTGATTCAGGACTCATCCAGGAGCCATGCTGCATATCCGCAACCCTTGGCAGGGATGACGGTCTGCCGGTGGATATTATTAACATAACCCAGGATATTGCCCATAAAACCACTAGACGGGTCATGAAAATTGTCTGGGATCACCTACCCGGCATTGCCATGCCGAAAACCTATATTGGCAAATACCACGATGGGAATGAGGTCAAGATCAGCAATCCCCTGGCCATTGCGCAGCTCATTGCCAGTTATCACCTGATGAATATGAAACTTGAAGAACGGTAACTTCACAGGAGGACAGTCATGATAAGCATTGAGAATGAAAGGCGCCCAATAAAACTTGGTATCAACGGCCTTGGCAGGATAGGCAAACTGAGCCTCTGGAATCAGGTGGCTGAGCGGGCGTTTTCCGAGATCGTGGTGAACATAGGTAGACAGGTTGGACAGGGACTTCAAGACATAGCCGCCTCGATTGAGCGTGACAGTACGTATGGCAGGCTCGGTAATTATATCTATGGATTCAAGGGTGGCAGGCTTATAGAGAATCTCAATGAAGAAAAGGGGACTATGACCATAGACGGCATGCCGGTTACGATCCTGCGGGAGAATCGGAATCCGAAGGAT of Dissulfurimicrobium hydrothermale contains these proteins:
- a CDS encoding phosphoribulokinase, producing MGNNRPILLGVVGDSGTGKTTFTKGIEDTLGPDRVTVICIDDYHRYNRVQRKEKGISALHPECNYIDIMEQHLYCLRRGEPILKPVYNHSTGCFDPPEYIKPKEFVIIEGLLGFYTRRMRDVFDVKLYLDPEKGLRVDWKIARDTQKRGYTRDDVIESLKRREEVSKRYIRPQRVYADIVVSFYRPKGLEKETGSGLNVQLILRPTIRHPDLSRFIDSGLIQEPCCISATLGRDDGLPVDIINITQDIAHKTTRRVMKIVWDHLPGIAMPKTYIGKYHDGNEVKISNPLAIAQLIASYHLMNMKLEER
- the glpX gene encoding class II fructose-bisphosphatase, with the protein product MKETPQHNLGIDLGRVTEAAALTAARWMGKGDKEKGDKAAVDAMRISFDSVDIRGVVVIGEGEKDKAPMLFNGEQVGSGRGPEMDVAVDPVEGTRLLAYGRPNAISVVAAAPRGSMYDPGPAFYMKKLVAPAEARGKLDIKAPVADNLKRVAQALGKDVDDLVVFVLDKERHRKLVQEIRAAGARIQLHTDGDVAGALMAVMPGTGVDLMMGTGGTPEGVLAATAIRIMGGEMQGMLDPQSDAEKKAVLSAGYRLEQVLTTEELIRGDDVFFAATGITGGSFLRGVEFTGKGARTFSMVMRGLTGTIRYIEAHHNLETLMRISAIKYD
- a CDS encoding ribulose-bisphosphate carboxylase large subunit; the encoded protein is MGTITAEKGVKPYADAYYKPDMEPGDDYILVAFKIRPRKDVDIIEAASAACAESSTGTWTEIDREISGRLPSYVYRVEGDMAYVAYHPDLVEKGSLSNILSSLAGNIFGMKAVDGIRIEDMRFPKEIVKSFPGPVQGIQGVRELLGVYDRPLTGSTIKPKLGLTAKEHAKRCYETLRGGLDTVKDDENLGSQGFNPFDDRVRYTLEMVRKAEAETGERKGYWCNVTAGDTEEMLRRAALVKEHGGRFVMIDFVVAGFTAVASLRKEIERMGGLALHGHRAMHAAYDRVPYHGVDYRVISKWARMIGLDHIHMGTGVGKLEGTRTELAERLEILRERNSKVVNGMRFMQPWEDLKPVFPVASGGLHPGHVPILFDIFGKDAIWAFGGGVHGHPRGSQAGAAAVREAVEGVVAGKSLDQIARQSRELREALAIWAEVKF